One segment of Solanum stenotomum isolate F172 chromosome 1, ASM1918654v1, whole genome shotgun sequence DNA contains the following:
- the LOC125866401 gene encoding cysteine-rich receptor-like protein kinase 2: MLYLYSACPSSKMEGATPLVLCSHFVVMLILLLPDTSVAEPRSQIIQLICGNKSTVSVPNFVGTMETLSEQVRARGYGVAVTGTGPDATYGISQCYGDLSLIDCVLCFSEARTLFPQCFPYNGARIYLDGCFMRAENYSFYDQYLGPEDRRVCGNRMTKGSLFQQNARAAVQQAVGNAPSNNGYARSQVSFPRDSNDTAYVLADCWKTLSANSCAACLQNASASMLRCLPWSEGRALYTGCFMRYSDTNFLNAITTNGGSSSRGKVVVTIIVVSSVVVLGVGAFIGIGVWKNKLIQKKRKGANDAEKLVKILHDISLNFKYSTLDKATGSFDEANKLGQGGFGTVYKGVLADGREIAVKRLFFNNKHRVADFYNEVNIVSSIEHKNLIRLLGCSCSGPESLLVYEFLPNQSLDCFIFDPIKGKALKWEKRFEIIIGTAEGLVYLHENTKTRIIHRDIKASNILLDSRLRAKIADFGLARSFQEDKSHISTVLAGTLGYMAPEYLAHGQLTEKADVYSFGVLLLEIVTGRQNNMRKNDEDTVSLVSDVWEHFERGIVEELFDPNLMLHNCHTINVQNEVARVLHVGLLCTQEIPTLRPFMSKALKMLVKKDEELPPPTKPPFVDEKTMDLHDPWEDYSLKQGNSSSVANLSHSSFYPR, from the exons ATGTTGTACTTGTACAGCGCGTGCCCATCTAGCAAAATGGAAGGAGCAACTCCTTTAGTGTTATGTAGTCACTTTGTTGTCATGTTGATCCTACTTCTACCAGATACATCAGTGGCTGAACCAAGATCCCAGATAATCCAGCTCATATGTGGAAACAAATCGACGGTTTCCGTCCCAAATTTTGTTGGTACAATGGAAACGTTAAGTGAACAAGTGAGAGCTAGAGGATATGGAGTAGCCGTTACTGGCACTGGACCAGATGCTACTTATGGAATTAGCCAATGCTATGGTGATCTTTCATTAATTGACTGTGTCTTATGCTTCTCTGAAGCGCGAACCCTTTTTCCCCAGTGCTTCCCTTATAACGGAGCGCGAATATATCTTGATGGCTGCTTTATGCGAGCGGAGAATTACAGCTTCTATGACCAGTATTTAGGTCCAGAGGACAGGCGAGTATGCGGAAACAGGATGACAAAGGGTTCATTGTTCCAACAGAATGCTAGGGCAGCTGTTCAGCAAGCAGTTGGAAATGCACCGAGTAATAATGGCTATGCGCGTTCCCAAGTGTCATTTCCCAGGGATTCCAATGATACTGCTTATGTTCTCGCTGATTGCTGGAAGACGCTGAGTGCGAATTCCTGTGCAGCGTGTTTGCAAAATGCATCTGCCTCTATGTTACGATGCTTGCCTTGGTCAGAAGGTAGAGCTCTGTACACTGGATGCTTCATGAGGTATTCCGATACCAATTTTCTCAATGCTATTACTACCAACGGAGGCTCGTCATCAAGGG GAAAAGTTGTAGTCACTATCATTGTTGTTAGTTCCGTTGTCGTTTTGGGAGTAGGTGCTTTCATTGGTATTGGTGTCTGGAAGAATAAACTAATccagaagaagagaaaag GTGCAAATGATGCCGAGAAATTAGTGAAGATACTTCATGACATCAGCTTGAACTTCAAGTATTCGACGCTTGACAAAGCCACGGGGTCATTTGATGAGGCCAACAAGCTCGGGCAAGGTGGATTTGGCACAGTTTATAAA GGTGTTTTGGCAGATGGGAGAGAGATCGCCGTCAAAAGGCTGTTCTTCAACAACAAACACAGAGTTGCAGATTTTTATAACGAGGTTAACATAGTCAGCAGCATTGAGCACAAAAATTTGATAAGGTTATTGGGATGCAGCTGCTCAGGACCGGAAAGCCTTCTTGTATACGAGTTCCTCCCAAACCAGAGCCTGGATTGCTTCATATTTG ACCCTATCAAAGGTAAAGCTCTAAAATGGGAGAAaagatttgagataattatagGTACAGCAGAAGGATTAGTATACCTTCATGAGAACACAAAGACACGAATAATTCACAGAGACATAAAGGCAAGCAACATCCTGTTGGACTCGAGGCTCCGTGCAAAGATTGCTGATTTTGGGTTGGCCAGGTCATTCCAAGAAGACAAGAGTCATATAAGCACTGTCCTTGCTGGCACATT GGGATATATGGCTCCAGAATACTTAGCACATGGTCAATTAACAGAAAAGGCAGATGTTTACAGCTTTGGAGTTCTTCTACTAGAGATTGTTACTGGAAGACAAAATAACATGAGAAAAAACGACGAAGATACAGTCAGCTTAGTTTCCGAT GTGTGGGAGCACTTTGAACGCGGGATAGTGGAGGAGCTGTTCGATCCGAATCTCATGTTGCATAACTGCCATACAATCAATGTACAAAATGAGGTAGCGAGAGTGTTACATGTTGGACTTTTGTGCACTCAAGAGATCCCAACGTTACGTCCATTCATGTCTAAGGCATTAAAAATGCTCGTCAAGAAAGACGAAGAGTTGCCTCCTCCTACTAAGCCGCCATTCGTGGATGAGAAAACCATGGATCTTCATGACCCTTGGGAGGATTACTCACTTAAACAAGGCAATTCTTCTTCAGTTGCCAACTTATCTCATAGTTCTTTTTACCCCAGATGA
- the LOC125866347 gene encoding cysteine-rich receptor-like protein kinase 2 isoform X3, which yields MEGATPSVLCSHFVVMLILLLPDTSVAEPRSQIIQLICGNRTTVSVPNFVGTMETLSEQVRARGYGVAVTGTRPDATYGISQCYGDLSLIDCVLCFSEVRTLIPQCFPYNGARIFLDGCFMRAENYSFYDQYLGPEDRRVCGNRTTKGSLFQQNARAAVQQAVGNAPSNNGYARSQVSFPRDSNDTAYVLADCWKTLSANSCSACLQNASASMLGCLPWSEGRALYTGCFMRYSDTNFLNAITTNGGSSSRGKVVVTIIVVSSVVVLGVGAFIDFGVWKNKLIQKKRKGANDAEKLVKILHDISLNFKYSTLDKATGSFDEANKLGQGGFGTVYKGVLADGREIAVKRLFFNNKHRVADFYNEVNIVSSIEHKNLIRLLGCSCSGPESLLVYEFLPNQSLDRFIFDPIKGKALNWEKRFEIIIGTAEGLVYLHENTKTRIIHRDIKASNILLDSRLRAKIADFGLARSFQEDKSHISTVLAGTLGYMAPEYLAHGQLTEKADVYSFGVLLLEIVTGKQNNKRKNDEDTVSLVSDVWEHFQRGIVEELFDPNLMLHNCHTINVQNEVARVLHVGLLCTQEIPTLRPFMSKALKMLVKKDEELPPPTKPPFVDEKTMELHDPWEKNLLKQGDSASIAKLSHSSFYPDDDISVLLN from the exons ATGGAAGGAGCAACTCCTTCAGTGTTATGTAGTCACTTTGTTGTCATGTTGATCCTACTTCTACCAGATACATCAGTGGCTGAACCAAGATCCCAGATAATCCAGCTCATATGTGGAAACAGAACGACGGTTTCCGTCCCAAATTTTGTCGGTACAATGGAAACGTTGAGTGAACAAGTGAGAGCTAGAGGATATGGAGTAGCAGTTACTGGCACTAGACCAGATGCTACCTATGGAATTAGCCAATGCTATGGTGATCTATCATTAATCGACTGTGTCTTATGCTTTTCTGAAGTGCGAACCCTTATTCCCCAGTGCTTCCCTTATAACGGAGCACGAATTTTTCTTGATGGCTGCTTTATGCGAGCGGAGAATTACAGTTTCTATGACCAGTATTTAGGTCCAGAGGACAGGCGAGTATGCGGAAATAGGACGACAAAGGGTTCATTGTTCCAACAGAATGCTAGGGCAGCTGTTCAGCAAGCAGTTGGAAATGCACCGAGTAATAATGGCTATGCGCGTTCCCAAGTGTCATTTCCCAGGGATTCCAATGATACAGCTTATGTTCTAGCTGATTGCTGGAAGACGCTGAGTGCAAATTCCTGCTCAGCGTGTTTGCAAAATGCATCTGCATCCATGTTGGGATGCTTGCCTTGGTCAGAAGGTAGAGCTCTGTACACCGGATGCTTCATGAGGTATTCCGATACCAATTTTCTCAATGCTATTACTACCAACGGAGGCTCGTCATCAAGGG GAAAAGTTGTAGTCACTATCATTGTTGTTAGTTCCGTTGTCGTTTTGGGAGTAGGTGCTTTCATTGATTTTGGTGTCTGGAAGAATAAACTAATccagaagaagagaaaag GTGCAAATGATGCCGAGAAATTAGTGAAGATACTTCATGACATCAGCTTGAACTTCAAGTATTCGACGCTTGACAAAGCCACGGGGTCATTTGATGAGGCCAACAAGCTCGGGCAAGGTGGATTTGGCACAGTTTATAAA GGTGTTTTGGCAGATGGGAGAGAGATCGCCGTCAAAAGGCTGTTCTTCAACAACAAACACAGAGTTGCAGATTTTTATAACGAGGTTAACATAGTCAGCAGCATTGAGCACAAAAATTTGATAAGGTTATTGGGATGCAGCTGCTCAGGACCGGAAAGCCTTCTTGTATACGAGTTCCTCCCTAACCAGAGTCTTGATCGCTTCATATTTG ACCCTATCAAAGGTAAAGCTCTAAACTGGGAGAAaagatttgagataattattggTACAGCAGAAGGATTGGTATACCTTCACGAGAACACAAAGACACGAATAATACACAGAGACATAAAGGCAAGCAACATCCTGTTGGACTCGAGGCTCCGTGCAAAGATTGCTGATTTTGGGCTGGCCAGGTCATTCCAAGAAGACAAGAGTCACATAAGCACTGTCCTTGCTGGCACATT GGGATATATGGCTCCAGAATACTTAGCACATGGTCAATTAACAGAAAAAGCAGATGTTTACAGCTTTGGAGTTCTTCTACTAGAGATTGTTACtggaaaacaaaataacaagaGAAAAAACGACGAAGATACAGTCAGCTTAGTTTCCGAT GTGTGGGAGCACTTTCAACGCGGGATAGTGGAGGAGCTGTTCGATCCAAATCTCATGTTGCATAACTGCCATACAATCAATGTACAAAATGAGGTTGCGAGAGTGTTACATGTGGGACTTTTGTGCACTCAAGAGATCCCAACGTTACGTCCATTCATGTCTAAGGCATTAAAAATGCTCGTGAAGAAAGACGAAGAGTTGCCTCCTCCTACTAAACCGCCATTCGTGGATGAGAAAACCATGGAACTTCACGACCCTTGGGAGAAGAACTTGCTCAAACAAGGCGATTCTGCTTCGATTGCCAAGTTATCTCACAGTTCTTTTTACCCAGATGATGATATCTCAGTGCTCCTGAACTGA
- the LOC125866347 gene encoding cysteine-rich receptor-like protein kinase 2 isoform X1, whose amino-acid sequence MQTNATYVDFLTLFSMLYSSSSKMEGATPSVLCSHFVVMLILLLPDTSVAEPRSQIIQLICGNRTTVSVPNFVGTMETLSEQVRARGYGVAVTGTRPDATYGISQCYGDLSLIDCVLCFSEVRTLIPQCFPYNGARIFLDGCFMRAENYSFYDQYLGPEDRRVCGNRTTKGSLFQQNARAAVQQAVGNAPSNNGYARSQVSFPRDSNDTAYVLADCWKTLSANSCSACLQNASASMLGCLPWSEGRALYTGCFMRYSDTNFLNAITTNGGSSSRGKVVVTIIVVSSVVVLGVGAFIDFGVWKNKLIQKKRKGANDAEKLVKILHDISLNFKYSTLDKATGSFDEANKLGQGGFGTVYKGVLADGREIAVKRLFFNNKHRVADFYNEVNIVSSIEHKNLIRLLGCSCSGPESLLVYEFLPNQSLDRFIFDPIKGKALNWEKRFEIIIGTAEGLVYLHENTKTRIIHRDIKASNILLDSRLRAKIADFGLARSFQEDKSHISTVLAGTLGYMAPEYLAHGQLTEKADVYSFGVLLLEIVTGKQNNKRKNDEDTVSLVSDVWEHFQRGIVEELFDPNLMLHNCHTINVQNEVARVLHVGLLCTQEIPTLRPFMSKALKMLVKKDEELPPPTKPPFVDEKTMELHDPWEKNLLKQGDSASIAKLSHSSFYPDDDISVLLN is encoded by the exons ATGCAAACAAACGCGACCTATGTTGATTTTCTTACATTGTTTTCTATGTTGTACAGCTCATCTAGCAAAATGGAAGGAGCAACTCCTTCAGTGTTATGTAGTCACTTTGTTGTCATGTTGATCCTACTTCTACCAGATACATCAGTGGCTGAACCAAGATCCCAGATAATCCAGCTCATATGTGGAAACAGAACGACGGTTTCCGTCCCAAATTTTGTCGGTACAATGGAAACGTTGAGTGAACAAGTGAGAGCTAGAGGATATGGAGTAGCAGTTACTGGCACTAGACCAGATGCTACCTATGGAATTAGCCAATGCTATGGTGATCTATCATTAATCGACTGTGTCTTATGCTTTTCTGAAGTGCGAACCCTTATTCCCCAGTGCTTCCCTTATAACGGAGCACGAATTTTTCTTGATGGCTGCTTTATGCGAGCGGAGAATTACAGTTTCTATGACCAGTATTTAGGTCCAGAGGACAGGCGAGTATGCGGAAATAGGACGACAAAGGGTTCATTGTTCCAACAGAATGCTAGGGCAGCTGTTCAGCAAGCAGTTGGAAATGCACCGAGTAATAATGGCTATGCGCGTTCCCAAGTGTCATTTCCCAGGGATTCCAATGATACAGCTTATGTTCTAGCTGATTGCTGGAAGACGCTGAGTGCAAATTCCTGCTCAGCGTGTTTGCAAAATGCATCTGCATCCATGTTGGGATGCTTGCCTTGGTCAGAAGGTAGAGCTCTGTACACCGGATGCTTCATGAGGTATTCCGATACCAATTTTCTCAATGCTATTACTACCAACGGAGGCTCGTCATCAAGGG GAAAAGTTGTAGTCACTATCATTGTTGTTAGTTCCGTTGTCGTTTTGGGAGTAGGTGCTTTCATTGATTTTGGTGTCTGGAAGAATAAACTAATccagaagaagagaaaag GTGCAAATGATGCCGAGAAATTAGTGAAGATACTTCATGACATCAGCTTGAACTTCAAGTATTCGACGCTTGACAAAGCCACGGGGTCATTTGATGAGGCCAACAAGCTCGGGCAAGGTGGATTTGGCACAGTTTATAAA GGTGTTTTGGCAGATGGGAGAGAGATCGCCGTCAAAAGGCTGTTCTTCAACAACAAACACAGAGTTGCAGATTTTTATAACGAGGTTAACATAGTCAGCAGCATTGAGCACAAAAATTTGATAAGGTTATTGGGATGCAGCTGCTCAGGACCGGAAAGCCTTCTTGTATACGAGTTCCTCCCTAACCAGAGTCTTGATCGCTTCATATTTG ACCCTATCAAAGGTAAAGCTCTAAACTGGGAGAAaagatttgagataattattggTACAGCAGAAGGATTGGTATACCTTCACGAGAACACAAAGACACGAATAATACACAGAGACATAAAGGCAAGCAACATCCTGTTGGACTCGAGGCTCCGTGCAAAGATTGCTGATTTTGGGCTGGCCAGGTCATTCCAAGAAGACAAGAGTCACATAAGCACTGTCCTTGCTGGCACATT GGGATATATGGCTCCAGAATACTTAGCACATGGTCAATTAACAGAAAAAGCAGATGTTTACAGCTTTGGAGTTCTTCTACTAGAGATTGTTACtggaaaacaaaataacaagaGAAAAAACGACGAAGATACAGTCAGCTTAGTTTCCGAT GTGTGGGAGCACTTTCAACGCGGGATAGTGGAGGAGCTGTTCGATCCAAATCTCATGTTGCATAACTGCCATACAATCAATGTACAAAATGAGGTTGCGAGAGTGTTACATGTGGGACTTTTGTGCACTCAAGAGATCCCAACGTTACGTCCATTCATGTCTAAGGCATTAAAAATGCTCGTGAAGAAAGACGAAGAGTTGCCTCCTCCTACTAAACCGCCATTCGTGGATGAGAAAACCATGGAACTTCACGACCCTTGGGAGAAGAACTTGCTCAAACAAGGCGATTCTGCTTCGATTGCCAAGTTATCTCACAGTTCTTTTTACCCAGATGATGATATCTCAGTGCTCCTGAACTGA